The DNA sequence TAATATCTTAGACAAAACTTACTAAAACCAATATAATTACCTGGGTTATGTTACAGTTTTCGAGCAAATTGATACTAATTTTATTCTCCATGCCTGAAATATGCAGTAATACCTCGGGATCATTTTCACCATTGTAAGTCCATATTGTGCCTGAAAATCCATGAAGGAATAAACTGAACTGCTTTTGTTTATAGTAACTAATATCATGTTAAGGTCCAGCAATCATAAGAGACAAACTACATGTATACAAgtcaattattttaaaatctgCAATTTCATTAAATAATTCAACAATATTAGAGTTAAATTTATACTATAAGGATGGTATGCATGTGACCCGGCCTATAGTCTTTAAGAAGCTAACTTTGTACCATTATAAAATAATATGGAACCCAGTTCGAACTTCGAACGACATATGCATCGACCAACACAGCAACACTAACCTGTGACTTGCAAGAGCTTAAAAATGTTCTGGTCAAAACGGTCATTCCTAGCTGCTCTGATTTTAACGAAACTTCCGATTAACTTGTCATCAAACAAGGTCCTGGGTCCCTTTAGAAGTTTCCTAACTAATCCCCTCTTTAGGTAGACCAGAGTCATGTTCTCAGGTTCTATTGACGCGTACTGGAGTGGAGGAATCCTGCGAGCTTTCAAGTTTTTCTTTGGGAATTTGTCATATATATCTGACTTCACACCATCATTCTCATCTGAGTCGCAACAAGACATATAGAATTCGCCTTTCTTCATTCTATCTTCCGCAGAGCGGAGATATTTCAGAGTCAAGGATTCTCTCTCCCTGATAATTTTCCAAGCTAAACCAAAGTGCTCCATAAATTTCTGCATGCAAACAGTAAGACAAGTAATAAAGAAAATTCATAGCCATTATAGTACAAAACATAGAATAACCACCTGCATCAATCATCTCACCTCCAACTTGATCTTAATCCTCCCCAACCCCACCTCACCCCAGCGATAAAGAACATGACGCTAAGAACAATTAGGTGATCATATTTATTATCTACAATTATTCCATGGTAAAAAAATTTACTGTCCCATAAACCAAGCAAGAACCATGGACAAGTAGAAATACCTAACAGACAGTCGTGATATTCAATTTTAAGTTGAAGAAAATACTATAAATAAGAGATAATAAGGTAACTTTGAAGCACATGCGAGAAATGAAACTTCCAAGACGGTcaatttcttcttcatttttacatatattttatatatgtttccTACTTCTGAAGATGACACAGCAAATATTTTCTTCAAATAACTTTCTGATTGAAATACTTCAAATTTAATAGTATTCACAAACGATAAAATTTTAGAGGTAAAAGGAATTGGAAAATATTACTATAATTTCGTGTATCTACTTATTATCTGTAAAGTAAGCGTACCCTGTCATAATCACCATCCTTTTTTTCTTCAACTAGTAGCCCATACTTCAAACAGACATGACATAAACCCTTGTTTCCTCTAATCTGAACAAATTCAACTTGCCCAATGCAGTGCCTGCAAAGAGCCTTTGGACAGCCCACGCAAATAAAATCATGGCCTTTGTGGCATATGAAGCAAGAATGAGCATCTGAAGCAGTAGCATAAGTTTTATATGTTAGTAAATTATTTGCTGACAGAACAATGAACATTCGAGCTCCAAACAAAAATACATCGTTATGATATTCCACTGAATTAAATTACAAATTTGTTCTTAAAACAAAAACATTAAAAAGGCTAAAACAacaatttaataaaatatatgtgAACACAAAGATCAACTCTCCTCGGTGACCCATATGGCATGTATTGAGCACATTCAAATGAGGCAAAGGAAGACTGCAAACAAAAAACTAAATATTTAACTACATACCACAAGTCCAGGAATTTCCGGTGTTGACGACTGAATCATCCTTGCCTATACATTTAGGGTGGCACGCTTTTATGCAATCTCTGAAACATTTGGGAACAACATTACTTAGAGAATGGCTCTACTCAGGAATGAAAGAGATAAAATGTGCACTAAAACTAAAATTATTACATGGTAAATATCTAGGGAAATTAATGACACAAAATACAGGAACTAATAACATAAAATGAACTTTCATATAGTCATCATGGTTCATGGAAATAGTCTATATATGTACTGAAAAATCAAGTTGGTTTCCGATGATTTAACTCTGACTGGCAATTTAAACAAGTTGCATGTCCTATTTCTGAAGAAAAATGTTTCTTTTATGTTAAGCTTTACCCAGAAAAAATTTATTAATTGTCAACATGTAAACCAATGTAATTACctatatattttcaaaataattgtATGAATGTTGAGAATGTACTTGAAAcaattagttttaaaaaaaaattgataaaatCTGTGTAGAATAataacaaaaagaaaaagaaagggaaaaagattatgtaaattaaaaacaaaaaaccaaaaccaatttctgaaaaatagtagATGACAGATTTGTTTACCATTTTAGGTattccacacacacacacacacatatatatatatacatcaacaCGCGACTCAGTTCGACTACTGAATAACGAATACTCAAATTTATTGGTGTAAACTCGAATTGAGTAGTCTGCCAAAACATATTGGAAATGTTATAATGTTATACAATAATATAAGTTCTCCGccttataaaattatatttaatgGTTAAATAATTGTTTATTGTACACGAATTTCATCatagaaaataactcaattcccTTATTTTTAACCAAAAAATTCCTAAATTCACTGAATCATACTTCGTCTTCAAATTTTGGTCTTCATCAGATTCCGGTCGAATTTATTATCCCCTATTCAACAATACATTTTTAGATCGATCATCACTAATCCACATATCCTTTTGTCAGTTTGCATCGCCATTCTCTTGACTCAACTTCCTTTTTCTCACTCTTCTTTCACTATAAAATTGTTATTTTCAAAATGCACCACTCTGTCTTCTTTACTATTATCGCCATTCAAATTTCCGACCTATGTTTCGATTTTTCTCATATATGAATGTTTGGTGATTTCGTTCGAAGTTCGATGATTTTTCCTGATTGTTTTAATACAGTTGGTGATTCAATTCAGTGATTTTTTGGTCGATTGTAGTAATTGTATTTACATATAATAATTTAAGTATAATGTTGGATGATTTTAGGTGATGATCGAAGATAATGGACAGATGTGCTTGTTGTGTGGTGGTTATGAAGGTTTTCTTCTAGTGATTTATATGTTTAACTGCAGTGATTATTTTTTGACGGTGGTAACTTTTTTGATTTTAGTGCTCGGAGGGTGGTCGGACGTACATAGTTGCAGTGTGGTGGTAGGAGTAGTTCAACCTATTGGGTTTCAACCCAATGTGATTGGTTGGGCTTAGTGATTTAAGATATAATTGGATGGGCAATAATTGTATGGGTATATAATTATTATCATAGGTGGATTGTGAAACAATTGTATGGGTAggcaattattatcataattggaTTGTGTAATAATTGTATGAGTAGACTATTATTATAATCatattaggtatgtcttgttggcaAGGTTTCAtaatggctatatatacatagtcatatTGTGTTTGATTGATAAGAGGAGTGTCTAAGATATAGACTTAAGTACTGGTGAGCGGATGTGAAGTATTAGGCTTATACATCCTAGATCGATTGTTATTATTTGATTGTATGCTTGAGCATTATTTGGCTTCGGACACCATTAAGGTATCATGTAACTATTGCACTATTGATAATTGTttggattaataatacaagttgggacgcGGGTTTTATGTGTCATAACTCATAAATGTCTTATACTCTGCATTGATAGATCGAATCTCGAAAAATTGTGTGTTTTCCTCCTAATGAGTGGTATCAGAATCGAGGTTCCTGGTGAATTGAGTTGGATGAAAGTTTGAGGTTCATTTGGCATGGCAAATTACGATGATGGATTTAATGACAAGAAGCATACTAACGAGGGAATAGACAAAGTTAAGTGCTGCATGACGGTCGACTTGCAACCTGGATCAAATCGTTTAGACTCGACACGAGATGAAAGAGATGATCGGAATTTTTTTAGTGGCTTGATCAATCAGGAGAATATTTTGGCTAATGTTGTTGTTCTTCTTCAAGAGGCCAAAGAATTGTGAAAGCAACGATTGGGTGACTCAATGATGAAAGGAGAATTCATGATTGATACATGCGATTTTGTGGATGGATATGTCGCTATTATGAAGAACGATAGTTTGGTGGTCACTATACGGGTTTTAGTGATTCTCAAAAGTTGGAAGAATGAGATGAATGAATTCTTTTTCAAGGGGAGGCATCGGCGAAGAGACGTTGATATTTTGATGGTTTCCGTTTAATCTACTCTAGAGTATTAGGTTaaaggggaggattgttgggtTTCAACCCAATGTAACTGGTTGGGCTTGGTGATACAAGATataattggattgggtaataatataattattataacAATTGGATTgtgtaataattgtatgggtaggaAATTATTATCACAATTGGATTAGGCAATAATTATATGagtagacaattattattataataggATTATGTATATTATTTTGGCGAAgttttgtgatggctatatataaaTAGTCATTGTGTTTGATTGATGAGAGGAGTGTCTAAGATGTAGACTTAAGTATCGCTCGTGAGCGGATGCTTAAGTATTGGGCTTAGACATCCTTGATTGATTCTTATTGTTTGGTTGAGCATTGTTTGGCTTGGGACACTATTGAGGTGTTATGTATCTATTGCATTAATGATAATTGTttggattaataatacaagttgggacacAGATTTTTCGTGTCATACATGTTTTGTGTGTACTCCGCATTGGTAGATTGAATCTCGTTATGTGTATGTTTCCTCCTAACACAACCATGGTGATTTTTTTGACTTTGGTAATTTTTTATCAACATTGATGATTTTAGGTTATTTTAGGTGGGAAGACAGTAGGGATAGGTGGTAGACAAAGGTGTGGGATGGTGTAGCCGGACGTATAGGCTGGAGGGGTGAGGTGAGGAGGAAGGATGTGGTGATGGTTGGGATGAAGAAGATAGATTTCAAATGAATAGCCTACATTAAAAGTAGATTTAAATTTGTTTAGGGGAGATTAGTTCTCATATATTAGTAAGATTTAATGTTAGAAAGAGAAATTAAAAACCTGATATTTAAAACGAGATTCTAAATATTTTTCTCCTCTTTTTATGAAATAAAATGTATATTAACATTTTGGTTTtcattatattttctttttaacatcaaaatttgaatcagtaattaaattttataaaaagaatTATGTAAAATTTCCAAATTTTTGATCGAGATTCAAAAAAACTTGTAATATATATGTGATTCgaaaatagaattttaaaatcTATAAAATTCCCAGATTATAAGGTTTTCTCGTGATCTTTTTttatatttgaaaaaaaattgttTGTGATTGGTTTCTTTTGGAAGAATTATAAATATTTGAAACTACtcaatttttcgattttataaataatttttaaagattgTTATCTCGGTTCTCCTTTTACAAAAGTTCTCCTTTAAACCTTATCTTATATAAATATTACATTTTATTACTACCTAAGAGCAGTGCAGGGAACAAGGGTCGGGCTTGGGATATTAATCAATCTTATCGCCCAAATctcaaattttttaattaatcCTTCTATGTTGCAGCCCCAAACAAAAAATAATTCCTCCCTATTTGAAGTGGTCTATCTCAAAATCATACATCACACACACAGAGaatgatataaatatatactattatattaaagtgCGAATATTAAAAGTTTCATCGACATAACATTAAAAGTTTCGTCGATTATCTGGTCATTTCATAGTTTGGTCACTCAATACACAACCGTTAGATAATTCAAATGAAATAACCATATAATATAATCCTAAAAATTATTGTTATGATTAGGCGGTGTGATGTTCAAATCCCAGAaacaacatattaaaattatCATTTACAGTATATAAGGATTAAAACAATCGTGCACCGCACGAGTTATAGACCagtgtgtgtctatataaatatatatcataaaaaTAGTTCAAGGAACTTACTCGTGATCACAAAATAGAAGAAGTCCCCCAACATAGCATAAAAAACACCATTCTTCCTTTGTTACACATTTTTGTGTCCTCTTTCTTCCTTTGTGACCTTCCTCTCTATTATTCATCATGATGGCAAAGGTGGTGATGGCTTTGTGGCACCTCTAGCGTGAAAAATGATTTTGGATTTTGATGAATGTAAGGAATGGTGCAAAGATAGGTGGGCAAAGGTTGTATATAAATTTATAAAGTCAAGATTAGGGTTTTGAGATTTTATTTTGTGGGCCGCTTGATTGGGAGAGACATTTCTAGACCATATGAGCCCATGGGCCCAACAAGAAGACCACTCAGAAGcaaaagaataataattaataaactagaataataataattataataataatattagtaatatattataaataataataataataataataaatagtATATAGTATAGTAATTATCAATAATAACAAACTATATCATACCCTTTTCTAGACAAAGGATATTATAGTTAAAGGAtcatataataaaatttaaacattagtataatttttaaatttgataaCTTGTAGAAAAACTGATGCCAAATTTAGAAAGGGAATTGATaaataaactttaaaaaataCTATCTAAGCTCCATGTGTCTTGCAAATGACATAACTATCCATAGCAACAACAAATTCCAAGAATTTCACTATTAAAAATTATGGGCAAATGTGTACTAAACATGTCTAAAATTTAAAAGTGGAACTTATATAGTAAAAAGTGGAGCTTATTTAACAATTCTCTTTAGAAATTATTACATATAATGGAAAATATTAGGGggtgtattcaatttagattatatagaaaattttcaaatttcaaaCTCTTTCAAATCTCAAATTTTGTACATATAATGAAAAATTTTGGATTTTGTTAATTTCGCAGTATATTTTAAACTCTTTCAAATCTCACATAAGTACAAGAGATTCTATTGAATTTAAGCTCTATTCTATGTAGACATTACGCACATGCGTGGACTTACCAATATTATATATCCTTTGTAGAATATTAAATCAGTTACAATATATTAAATCCatggaataataataatatgttaAAATCTTAATTGAATATTTTATTCTTTGAATGTTGATATAATCTATTTGATCATAATGATGAATATTAAACTATATACACTATGCTTTTCATgatatttattttcttttttagTTCTCTAATCCAAGCACTTTTAATTTCTACGAATCCAAGgaatttcttttttattttactCTACCAGACTTTTAGTTTTTAGATTTTGCTTAGAATTAAAAGAACACTTGGAATTCAAAAAACATATACGAGACGAATGTATAGGGTTCTTTGTGCCTCGCAAATCCATATAAACCCCATGATTTATTTgcattatttattaaattttcaATGGTCATATAATATATGCACCATATTATCCAACCATTTCCTAAATTTCTTAACGTTTCCCAAACtatcatttttttaaaactaatatCATGGTACCAGGATTTTAGTACCACATTTGTTAAACTAATATAGAAAAAGAGtttgttaaaaaatattttaattattagattTACAAATATTAATCGAGTTTCAAATTTAAAGAAGTTAAGAAAACTTTGTGaatgtatattataataaattttttaaaagaagaCCATTGTTATGcacaaacacacacatatatatgtgGGTATATAGAtacttatatttatatatacgtatataaataAAGAACAAAGTTCTATCGAGTCCTTTTTTTTGAAGTCATGGAGTCCAACATCATGACCAACTATTACAATCCAATCTAATGGTTCAAGTTTTATGTATGTTAAcaatttaatataaatataataagctAAAGGGTATGAAGTGTGTAGTGGTGTTTTATCATTAATGTTGAACAAGTAGAACATGCGTGACCATAAATATTTTACAAGCTAAGCATGTTTTACAGAATTATATATTTTGCCATGTTATACTTGAAAATGTATGAAATTTGAAAGATTTTCATTAAAATATTGAATTTTATAGGACATGAGTCACAAAATAATACATTTTGAAATATTTACGTAATATTTTACTTGCAAAACATATATAGACTTCAGGTTTCCAAAAATAAGGGACTCCATAGAACTTAGAACTTACCtgtatacataaatatatatacatgcatatatatatacatatatatatgtattaaaataaaaatatattagaaCCAAGGGTACATGTACCTCGCAAGGTGTTTATAAATAGTGAATACAAAGAAATCAAAAAGTTTTATAAACATAAAAGGTAAAAATATTAACAAACAAAATTTTTTTGTGCTAAATACTTAATAATTCAGTATAAGGTAGTTTTTATTCAAATTTTGTATCTAAgagattattttataaaaataaaaggtgaaaacttaaaacatttttttgTGCTAAACGTTGATACAGGAATGAAAACGAGTAGGTCAAAATGTTTATGTACAGTGTTATTTAGAAATGGAGTCCTTGTAGTTAGATTAAGTTACACTACTTTTTTGGTCCAAAGTACACTACTTTTTGTCTTTTTCCATATAGGATATCATTTAGGTCAATACTAATATTTTAAAAGCAATTACCTTTGAATAGAAGGTTTCAGTGTATAATTTTTATGTAGGCTAAAAGTCAATGACCCATCTTCTAATAGGTGTCATTACCCCTAAAGGACTAGGTTTTGCTCAATATGTGCACTCTCTTAAATCCCGATAGGTTGTCAAAAACATCATTTTTAGGCTATCTTATATAATCTATATAAATGGATTTTCTTTTCTACAATCAAGAAATTAGGTTTTCTTTTCATATTGATAGGCCCTGCAAACACTTTATGCTAGCCAAATCATATGTTTAAATAAAAAGTTTTAATATAAGGCTTATTTTCATTTGATTTATGTTGGATTTATCAAATCTCATGTACCAATTTATTGACCGAGTACTCTAAGCATTGGTTGTTGAACAAGGTTGAAGTTGTATATATTTACTTGGCAGGACTAATAACATAACTCAACAGTAGAACATGACTCGTAAATAATTCTACGTTCAAAGGAATCTATCCCAAACGAATATTTGCAC is a window from the Apium graveolens cultivar Ventura chromosome 1, ASM990537v1, whole genome shotgun sequence genome containing:
- the LOC141706924 gene encoding uncharacterized protein LOC141706924, producing the protein MMNNREEGHKGRKRTQKCVTKEEWCFLCYVGGLLLFCDHEDCIKACHPKCIGKDDSVVNTGNSWTCDAHSCFICHKGHDFICVGCPKALCRHCIGQVEFVQIRGNKGLCHVCLKYGLLVEEKKDGDYDRKFMEHFGLAWKIIRERESLTLKYLRSAEDRMKKGEFYMSCCDSDENDGVKSDIYDKFPKKNLKARRIPPLQYASIEPENMTLVYLKRGLVRKLLKGPRTLFDDKLIGSFVKIRAARNDRFDQNIFKLLQVTGTIWTYNGENDPEVLLHISGMENKISINLLENCNITQEECKDLKIRIQCGLLKQPTVDELEQKAIILHEDITKHWIATELQRLKNRFDLACEKGWRGQYPLLLE